The DNA region AATGGGCGGCACCGGGTGGAAACGGTTCAGGGCGGAGGGGCCGGCAGGGCACGCGGGTACGCGGTTTCCCCCGCCTGCGTGGGAATTCTCGATGCCCACGGAGCCGGCGATGGTGGCGGGAGCAGTCGTCCAGCCGATACCGGCGGGAGTGCTGGTTTCGTCTTCCGAAGCGGGGAAGGACGGCTTCGCCTTCGGTGTCGCCGTCGACCAGCGGTTCCCCAAGCTTGTGGTGGGTGGCACTCCGTCACCGGCCGCGGTCGCCGCGGTGCTCGACCGGCTGCCCTCGAAGCCGTTTCTGGTGGTCCCCGCGGCTGCTGAGACCGCTTCGCATCTTTGGCAGGTCGAACTGGCGATGCTGCGTTCTCGTGACGTCATGTTCGGTACCGAGGCAGGCACGGACCTGTTCCGCCCTTTCCCCGCCGTGCTGCGTCAGCCCGCCGGTGGTGGTGACCAAGAAGTGCTCGACATCGCTCCGGCGCCTCCGGGGTGGGTGCGCGATGGGCGCCACAGCTATCGGTTCACCGACGGCGAAGCCGAGGTGCTGGCCGATGTCGTACCCTCCGGGCTGGTGCTGCGGTCGTCGGAGTCCCCGCAGCCGGCCGAACCTGCTCCGTTCGATCCCGCATGCTGGACGATGCACCTGGGGGTTCGGGGCGAAACGGTGGGTTTGCCCGTCCTTGTCGCAGCTGAACGGTTGTTGGACGTGATCGGTCCGGTGCAACGGGCGGTCGTCCGTGTCCGGCTGGCAGGATCGCTCGACGAGCGAGCGAAGGCCGTTTTCTCGCGAACCGTCATCCCGGCGGGTGCCGGTCAGCCCAGGGGCACGGCGACGGCGACCGGCCATGGGACCGCGCCCGAGGTGGATGTTGCCGAACGGCGTGAGATCGAGGCCGCCGAACAGCCCGTGGCCGCACCGGTGGAGATGAGATCGTCTCCGGCGATCTCGATTCCGGTGATACCGGCGATCATGACGATGTCGAGCACCCCGGTGCCTACAGTGTCCAGTTCGCCGAGCCGTTCCGCCGAGCCGTACGTTCCGCTCGACGACATCGAGCAGCAGCCGGAGCAGGCCGTGTCCGGTGATGTCGAGTCAGTGGTTCCCCCGACGTCCGAGCCCCTTGGCAAGGCGGAGCCGGCCCCGGCCGGAAACAGGGTTGTGGAACAGCGTGTCGCCGAGACACTGAGCGAGCCCGGTCAGGACACGCAGCCGTCTGTGCCGCCTGTCGGTGTGCAGGAGTCCACGTCGGAAGCGGCGCCGCTGTCACCGCTGGTGATATCGGATCGTCCGAGTAGTCCCGCCGAACAGTCCCGGTTCACCACCGCCGCCGGAGATGCCTTCGGCGAAGCACTGGCGATGGTGAATTCGGCATTGGCCACGTGGCCGTCGATGCGGCAGGAGAACACACTGGGCGTCAAGGCCGACTATGTCGCCGTGTGCCTGTTCCTCGGCCGTTCCGAGGGGAACATGGCGAGCTTGAACGGAGCGGTGCGGGCGGGACGCGACGGCCCCATCGACGGCCAGGTGCCGTGTGTCGTCTCCGGGATCCGGCGGCTCCCGATCCACCGGCGCGCTGTACTGCGACAAGGGAAAGTGGACGAATCCCTCGAACACCGCAGCGCGGTGGGGACTTTGCTCACCGAGCCGGGTTTCCTCACCGCCAGCATGGACCTCGACGTGACCCTGCCGGGTGCCGACCTGGATGTGCTCATCTGGCCATCTTCGGCACGGCGGACATCGGAACTGCTGATGAACCACCCGATAAACGAGGCGGTTTTCCTGGCGGGGGCCAGGTTCAAGGCCTTGGCGGTGCGGACCATGGAGGATCGCGACGACGATGCGACCGGAGGAGAAGGCGCGGCCGCGCCCAAGGTCGCTGTGCTCTACCGCGAACTCGCGCCCGGTGAGTCACCGACCACTGACGAACTCGACGCCCGCGACCTCGCCGTCCTGGCCAAACTGGACAGGGTTCTGGCCGCCCGGCAAAAGGGTGGCCTCCGGCTCGTGGAGGACCCGGACGCCGTCGCGCGACTCACCACGTCGATGATCGAGTGGAGTGAGCGGTACGCACAACCTGGCAGTGACTTTCGACCGACACTGGCGGCGTCGTGAAATCGCGCCGGACCGCGGCCCTAGTCTGCCTGGCCGCGGTCGGAACGTTCACGTTCCCGCCGTTGCCGTCCGCGCACGCCCAGTCTGTCGTGCCCTCGCCTCCCAATAGCCAGGGCCCACAGCTCCCCGCACAACAGCAAGCGTGCTTGCCGCCACCGAACGGCGCGGACGCCTCGATACCCTGGGCTCAGCAACAGCTCGCGCCGCAACGAGTCTGGCCGCTCACCAAGGGTGGCGGTGTCGTGGTCGGGGTGGTCGACACCGGCGTCGACGCGTCGACCCCGCAGCTTGCCGGTGGCAAGGTGCTTCCCGGCTTCGATGTCACCGCGGCCGCGGGTCGGCCGGCGGATGACGACTGCGTCGGGCACGGCACCTTCCTCGCCGGAATAATCGGCGCCTCTCCCGCATCGGACACCGGTTTCGCCGGGGTCGCACCGGACGTGACGATTCTGCCGGTCCGGGTCGCGTCGTCACTCGTGGAAGGGGCGCCCGGCGCGCTGAACCCGGCCGCGATCGGACGCGGGATCAGGACGGCCGTGGACTCCGGCGCACGGGTCATCAACGTATCGGCCAGCACTTCGGTCCCGGACAAGGAACTCGCGTCCGCCGTGGCTTACGCGGCCGAACGTGACGTCGTTGTCGTCGCATCGGCCGGGAACGGGGCGAAGGACGGCGATCCGGCCACCTATCCGGCGTCGTATCCCACCGTGATCGCCGTCGGTGCCGTCGATTCGGCAGGGCAGCAGGCCCCCTTTTCCCCGACCGGGTCGCATGTGTCTCTGG from Amycolatopsis sp. EV170708-02-1 includes:
- the mycP gene encoding type VII secretion-associated serine protease mycosin, encoding MPPPNGADASIPWAQQQLAPQRVWPLTKGGGVVVGVVDTGVDASTPQLAGGKVLPGFDVTAAAGRPADDDCVGHGTFLAGIIGASPASDTGFAGVAPDVTILPVRVASSLVEGAPGALNPAAIGRGIRTAVDSGARVINVSASTSVPDKELASAVAYAAERDVVVVASAGNGAKDGDPATYPASYPTVIAVGAVDSAGQQAPFSPTGSHVSLVAPGVDVTSVGPGGPGQWQGSGTSYAAPFVTGTAALVRAYHPGLTAPQVKRRLETTANHPATALPDPTLGWGTVNPLAAVTAVVPEEGANGQPVLVGPPAARAADITPPDEVGPILVTVAVLGVIGTAFVLVWVCRLCGAGNRRGWGPSRVMRVVSHNPTPKERRDAPARGKSA